GCGCTGCTCGCGCGGATCATGAATCTCGATGGTGACGTACCCGCGCTCCCGGGCGAGTCCGAGGAGCTTGGCGACCGTCGGCCGGGACATCCCAATCTCTGCCGCCACCTCCGCTTGGCTCATCCCGGAGATGTAGTAGAGCTTCGCAGCGCGTAACGCCTGCTCATCGCGAGATTCCATGGTTGGCCATTCTAGCAGCCGGGCCCCCGTTTCCGAGACGCCCGGACCTTAGCCTTTCCCAGAAGCCTTCCCTAGAAACAACACAACCCGCCCCAAGATCACCATGGTGATCTCTGGGCGGGAGTGGGAAACGAGCCGAAAGACTTACTCGGACTCAGCCTCGGCGTCGGCTTCGCCGGCAGCCGCGGCGGCTTCCTCAGCCTTGCGGGCAGCCTCAGCCTCAGCAGCGGCCTTGGCCTCAGCCTCTTCCTTGGCCTTCTGCTTCTTGTCCGCGATGTCCTTGATGGTCGGGCCGTCGTTGGCCTCGGTCAGCGCCTGGTTGAACAGGTCGAGCTTGGACGGCTTCTCCTCGGCCACCTTGAGGGTGCCCTCGGCGCCCTCAAGGCCCTTGAACTTCTGCCAGTCACCGGTGACCTTCAGCAGGGCCAGAACCGGCTCCGTCGGCTGCGCGCCGACGCCCAGCCAGTACTGGGCACGGTCAGAGTCGATGCGGATGACCGACGGCTCTTCCTTCGGGTGGTAGATACCAATGTTCTCGATGGCGCGGCCGGAGCGACGGGTGCGGGCGTCGGCAACGATGACACGGTACTGAGCGTTACGGATCTTACCGATACGCTGAAGCTTGATCTTGACAGCCATGATGGCTCCTTTAACTCTTGAGTAGTCACTGGGCAGTTCTGACGTTGGCCAGGTGTTCTTTACTTGGCCAACCGGTTCAACCCTCGGATTCGACTGCGCGTGACAGACCGGCCGACCGTAGTCGGTGTCGGCGTAACGCAGCTGCTTTGACGCGAGGATTGAGCTTACCTGCCGCTGCCACGGATCCCCAAACCAGCACTTCATGCCATGACCACAATAAATACGATTCGAAGTCCGCCGTACAGTACCCTCATTCACATCATTGATCCTTAATACCCGTGTTAACCTCGAGGACTTGAAGCATGGCTCGAACAACCAGGAAACCCCTGGTCGGAACAACAACGATGCTCAGCGTCTTGCTGGGCCTGGTGGCGTGGGTAGCCTACCGGTACTTGGTGGCCTACGACGGGCCTAAGAACCCCTTGACCTGGGTCATCCCCGTGGATTTGGCCATCTATCGCATGGCCGGCGCCGAAATGCTGCGCGGCGGATTGCTGTACGACACCGCCTACGTCTTCGACCTTACCCTTTACTTACCCGCCCTTTTCCAGCCTGCTCTTCGAGCTCCTCACGCCACTGTCGGATAGGCAATTGGTCATCGCGTGGCAAGGCGGCACCATACTCAGTCTCGCCGTCGTTCTCCTGCTGGTCCTGCACGAGCGCCGCGTGCCGTTAGGTGTCACCTCACTGGCCCTCGTGGCCCTGACGACGATTGCGCTACTCGCCACCGAGCCGCTGTCGGGAAGCCTGTTCTTCGGTCAGATCAACCTCTTCCTCATGTTGCTCGCCGCCGTCGACATCCTGCCGCGACGCTGGCGCCTGCCCGGCATCGGCGTTGGCCTAGCAGCCGGCATCAAACTGACCCCCGCCTACCTGGGCCTGGTGTTCCTCCTGGAACGCCGCTGGGGCGCCGCAGTGGGGTCAGTGGTGACCTTCCTCGCCACCGTCGCCATCGGCTTCCTGGGGGTTCCCGACGCGTACTCCTACTGGACCGAGAAGATGCTCAATTCCTCTCGGATTGGCGATCACCTCAACCCCGGTGCACAGTCCCTACGCCCGGTCTTCGACCGCGAGTTCGGCATTGATTCCACGCTCGTGTGGATTCTGGCCGTCCTCGTGGTCACCGCCGTGGCGGCGGCCGCCGTCGGGCAGGCGGTCGCCCGCGACGACCGAACCACCGCCCTTTCGCTCGCCGGCATCGGCGCGTGCCTGGTCTCCCCGTTCTCGTGGTTCCACCACTGGGTGTGGGTTCTGCCGATGGCCTTTGGCTTCATGATCGGCGTCAACCGTTTTCTTGCGGACCGGTGGACCTTTACCGGCGGTCACCAGCTAGCCGGGGCGGCGTCGGTGGCCGCCTTGGTCCTCCCCCTCGTGCCTTTTGTTAGCCACGTCATGATCGACGCCGCCCAGTCGCGTTTCTATACCGCGGCTGGGTTCGCCTTCCTGGTGTGCTACCTGGTCGGGTCGCTTATTTCTTCCCGCGTAGCCGCTCCATCGCCGCATTAAGGTCGAAGGAACCGGCGCTCGGCGCGGCGGGCTTCTCTTCCGCGGCGGGCTGCGGCTTAGGTTGCGGCTGCTTCGGGGCCTTCGACGCGGCCGGCTTCTGGGTAGCGGCCGGCTTCTGCGGCGCCGGCGAGGCCTTGGCAGCCGGTGCGGAGCCACCCAGCCCCGGGAACCCGCCCATGCCAGGCAAGCCGCCACCCAAGCCGGGCAGACCGCCACCCATGCCCGGCAGGCCACCGCCGGCCTCCATCTGCTGAGCCATCTTCTGCAGCTGGGCCATATCCATGCCGCCCATGCCCGGTCCGCCCATGCCCGGCAGCTGCGGCTGCCGCGGCTTATTCTTCACGGGCTTGCGCTTGCCCTTCTTATTCTTGCGGCCCTTGGGCTTCTTCTTCGTGGCGGAACGTTGCATCCCGCCCATGCCCATCTGGCCGGCCATCTTCGTCATCATCTTCTTGGCCTCGAAGAAGCGCTCGACGAGCTGGTTGACGTCGGAGACGCTCACGCCGGAGCCATTGGCGATGCGCTTGCGGCGCGACGCGTTGAGGATCTTCGGGTCCTCTCGCTCCGCCGGGGTCATGCCGCGGATGATGGCCTGGATGCGGTCCAGCTGCTTCTCATCGACCATGTCTGCGATGTCGTTCATCTGCTTGCCGCCGGGCAGCATCTTGAGGATGTTGCCCAGGGGGCCCATCTGTCGGATCATCATCAGCTGGTCCAGGAAGTCCGTGAGGGTGAGCTCGCCTGAGCCGAGCTTGGCGGCCGCGGCCTCGGCCTTTTGCTGGTCCATGACCGCTTCGGCCTGCTCGATGAGGCTGAGGACGTCACCCATGCCGAGGATGCGGCTGGCCATGCGCTCGGGGTGGAAGATGTCGAAGTCGTCGAGCTTCTCACCAGTGGAGGCGTAAAGGATCGGCTTGCCGGTGATCTCCCGGATGGACAGGGCCGCGCCGCCGCGTGCGTCACCATCGAGCTTGGTGAGCACCACGCCGGTGAAATCGACGCCGTCGGCGAAGGCCTTGGCGGTGGTGACGGCATCCTGGCCGATCATCGCATCGATGACGAACAGGACCTCGTCGGGGTTGACGGCGTCGCGGATGCTGCGCGCCTGGTTCATGAGTTCCTCATCGATACCCAGCCGGCCGGCGGTATCGATAATGACCACGTCGTGCTGGTCACGCCGCGCCTGCTCGACGCCCTGTCGGGCCACCGCCACGGGGTCGCCGTGCGAGGTGCCCATGACGTGCTCGTGGGTGTCCACCGAGGTCCCCGGGTCCGGGGCGAAGGTCTTCACACCGGCGCGTTCGCCGACGATCTGCAACTGCTGCACCGCGCCCGGGCGCTGCAGGTCACAGGCCACCAGCATGGGGGTGTGCCCCTGCTTCTCCAGGTGCCGGGCGAGCTTGCCCGCCAGGGTGGTCTTACCCGCACCCTGAAGGCCGGCGAGCATGATGACGGTCGGCGGGTTCTTCGCCAGGCTCAGCCGGCGGGTCTCTCCGCCCAGGATGGCGATGAGCTCATCGTTGACGATCTTGACGACCTGCTGCGCCGGGTTGAGCGCGGCGGACACCTCTGCGCCCTTGGCTCGGTCCTTGATGCGCTTAATGAAGGCGCGGACCACGGTCAGTGAGACGTCAGCCTCCAGCAGCGCCAGCCGAATCTCGCGGGCAGTAGCGTCGATATCAGCGTCGCTGAGCTTGCCCTTTCCGCGGAGACCCGCCAGGGCGTTTGTCAGGCGATCAGACAGTGACTCAAACACGTGGTTCGTTCCTCGCGTTTCAACTAGACATCAAGTGATTACTAACCTCCCCAGCCTAGCGTGTCCCCAATACGGCGGTCACATCCCGTTCCACCCGCGCACGGTCGACGGCCTGCGGGAATGCCACCTGAAGGATCGTCGTCCCGCCGGGGTTGAAGCCCGAGAGCCAGGACACCTCCCCCAAGACGTTAAGCACCGCGGCGGTCGTGCCCCGCGAATCGGGCACCCGCAGCTCCACCACCCTGCCCGAGTGCCAGTGGAAGGTAACCGGGCCGGGCTCGGGGGCCTGGATGGACTCGTACACCCCGGAATGAAACGCCCGGACCAGCATCTCTTCGTCGGCGGCATCGGAGAAGGACTCGGTGAGCGGGCGGACGTCGGCCTCCGCCAGGTAGCCCTGCTCCCCGGAGACTACGCGGAGGGACTCCATGACCCACGCTTTCGCGTCGAGCACCGCCATCATCCGCTTGATGTCACCGCGGTCCGTCGCGCGCCAGAAGACGGTGAGATAGGGCGCGTGGTCCCGGCGCCGCAGGCCAACATCGCGGGGGACGCTAACCAGCGGCTGGTGCGGGGTGATCCGCGCCAGTGCCCGCGTTGCCTGGCGCGTGACGATGTCGATGAAGCGCCGCAGCGACCGGGTGAGCACACCCGGGCCGGTCGCTTGGGCATCGGCGATGGCGAGCTTGGCCAGCAGTTCCACGGTGAGGCGGTCGTAGTGGCAGGCCTCCACGACCGCCTCGGCGGCCTGCGGGTCCCAGGGATCGAGGCGCGTTGCGAGCCGCGCCAGGGTGGTGTGCTCGGCGACGAGCGTCTGCACCCGGGAGCGGTCCAAAATGTTTAGCCGCAGCCGCGCCGCCATCCGGGCGACGAATTCAGCGCCGACGTCCTCGTGGGGGCGGTCGTAGCCTTTGCCCAGATCATGGTAAAGGGCGGCGAGCAAGAGCAGGTCGGGTCGCGCGACCTCGGTGCGCGTCGCCGCGCACTGCGCCACGGTCGCGAGGAGATGCTGGTCAATGGAATGCGTGTGGCTCGGCTCATTCGGCATCCGCCCCGCCACGTGCGCCCACTCCGGAACCAGCCGCGTCCACAGCCCGTAACGGTGAAGGTCGTTGATGACGTTGCCGCTGTGCCTCGGGGACGACAGCAGCGCCAGGAAGTCCCGTGCGGCCGGAGCAGTGAACGGGCCTGAAGGCACGGGCACGGCGTCGAGCTGGCGCAGCGTCGACGCCGCGATGGGCAAACCATATCGCGCCGCGGCGGCGCCGACGCGCGGCACCAGCCCGGGGTCGGACAAGTTCGGGTTTCGCGCCAGATGGACCTCCCCGTCGCGTTCCACGACGTCCAGGGCCAACGGCACGGCCGGCACGGCCCGCGGTCGTGAACTCCTGGCCGAGGTCCGGGCTGATGCCAAAGCGCGGGCGGAGGCCAGGGCTGCGGTGAGCGCCTCGTCAACGTCACGGCCGGTGGCGGCCACGGCGGCGCCGAGCTCGTAGCGGTCGGCAAAGCCGAGATCCTCGGCGATGTCGGCGGCAAACTCGGGATCGAGGATGTCGCGGCGGCGACGTGCGGCGTCGTGCAAGGCGGAGCGGACCTTCACGAGGAGGCGGCGCTGATCGTCAAGGCGTGGGGTGTCCGCGACGTTGGCCAGGGCCAGCGCCCGGGCCAGGTCGATATCGCGCAGCCCACCCCGGCCGTGCTTGAGGTCCGGGCGGGTCATGGTCACCAGCGAACCGGATCGGTGCCACCGGGCGACGGCCAGCTCGATGATGCTCGGCAGTCGCTGGGCGATCGTGGCGCGCCACTGCGTGAGGAGCAACTGGCGGGCGGTGGCGGTGAGCTCCGGGTCGCCGGCGAGGTGGCGCAGGTCGAGCAGCGCCAACGCCGACCGGACGTCGGCGGCGGCCACGTCGGCGCATTCCTGCGGCGTGCGCACCACCGCGTCGAGGTGGCGCGGCGAGTTCCATATCGGGTACCACACGTCCTGAGTGTCGGGAACGTCACCGGGATAATGCAGCAACACCAGATCGAGGTCCGAGTGGGCGGTGAGCTCGCCGCGCGCGAGCGAACCGGTGGCGGCCAACGCCGTCGCCGGCGGCAGGACCAAGGACTCGATGATCTCCTGTGGGTCCACTTACAGAGCGGCGTCGTCGCGGTCGCCGGTACGCACGCGGATCACTCGCTCAACATTGGTCACCCACAGCTTTCCGTCGCCGATCTTGCCGGTGTACGCCGCGCGGACGATGGCCTCACACACGTCGTCGACGGCCGCGTCGGACACCACCACTTCCACCTTGACCTTGGGCACGAAGTCGGTGGCGTACTCGGCTCCCCGGTACACCTCGGAATGCCCGCGCTGCTGGCCGAAACCCTGGGTTTCGGTCACCGTCATCCCGTGGATGCCCAGCTGGTCCAGCTCCTCCCGGACGTCGTTGAGGGTGAAGGGTTTGATGACTGCGGTGATGAGCTTCATGTCGGGGTTTCTCCTCGTCTTAACGTGTCAGCGGCTAACCTAGCAGGGCGTCGACAAAGCCCTCGACCTCGAAGGGGGCGAGATGGTCCGCGCCCTCGCCGAGGCCAACAAGCTTGACCGGAACGCCCAGCTCTTCTTGCACGTGGAACACAATGCCGCCCTTGGCGGTGCCGTCGAGCTTGGTGAGCACCACGCCGGTGATGTCGACGACGTCTTTAAACACACGGGCCTGCATGAGGCCGTTCTGGCCGACGGTCGCGTCGATGACCAGCAACACCTCGTCAACGTGGGACTTCTTCTCCACCACGCGCTTGACCTTGCCCAGCTGATCCATAAGCCCGTGCGAGGTGTGCAGACGCCCGGCGGTGTCGATGAGCACGACGTCGGCCTGCTGTTCGATGCCGCGGGCAACGGCGTCGAACGCGACCGACGCCGGGTCGGCGCCCTCGGCACCTCGGACGGTAGTGGCGCCGACGCGCTTGCCCCACGTCTCTAGCTGGTCCGCGGCCGCAGCGCGGAACGTATCCGCCGCCCCGAGCACCACCTTGTGCCCCAGGGACACGAGCACGCGGGCGAGCTTTCCGGTGGTGGTGGTCTTGCCCGTGCCGTTGACGCCCACGAGCAGGATCACGGCCGGCTTACCGTCGACGGGCTGGGCCTTGAGCGAGCGGTCCAGCTCGGGACGCCCGGCTTCGATGAGGGTCTCACGCAGCATGGCGCGGGCCTGCGCCTCGTCGGCAACGCCGCGCTCGGCGATCTTCTCCCGTAGGCGCTCGGTCACCCTCATCGTAAGATCCGCGCCGAGGTCAGCCATGATGAGGGTGTCTTCGATCTCCTCCCAGGCGTCCTCGTCAAGGTCACCGGCGGTGAGGATGCCGAGCAGACCCTGGCCGAGGGCATTCTGGGAGCGAGACAACCGCCCGCGCAACCGGCCGATGCGCCCGGCGGCCGGCTCGATGTCATCGAGGGGTTCCGGCGCCGGAGCAGGTACCGTGTCCGGAACCGGCGTGGCGTCGACGGCTTCGGTGACCGCGTCCTCGGCGACGACCGCTGCGTGCGCGGCCTCCACTGCCTGAGACTCTGCGTCCTCGGCAGGCTCGACCGGCTGAGTAACCTCGACCGGCGGCGCAGGCTCGGCCGGCTCGGCGACGTCGACCGCGACCTCCGGGTCCTGCGGCAGCGGCACAGGCGATACCTGCTCAACAGGTTCCACCGGCTGCGCCGGCACGGGGATGCGCTTCTTGTCCGCGTCCCCCAGGGTCGCCTGCGTGAAGTTAAACCCGCCCACTGCCTGGTAATTGCCGGACTTTTGCTCCTGGGTTAATTCCTTCGGCTCCGCCTCCTTGGCGAAGCTGACGGTCTTGGCGGATTTGCGCTTCTTGCCGACGATGACGACCGCGCCGATGATGACCGCCAGCACCACGACAATGGCGACGATGACCAGCAGCAGGGTCGAATCAATACCAAACAGGGTTGCGTTCATGCCCTCATGGTACCGGCCGGGGCTACCTGCCTGCGTACACCTCCGCTAGCACCATCGCCTCCGCCGCGATGAGGTCGCCCGTGACCAGGTCGGGAACCAAATCCGCCAGCTTCGACCACGCCAACGCGGACTCGTCCAGCAGCTGCGTCTTGCTCAGTTGCCCGTGAGCTCGCATGCGCGCAGCCAGGGCAAACACGATAGACACCACGGGGGCGAGCGCCCACCGGTTCTTCGGATCTTCGGTGTCGACGCCATCGAGCTTGTCGAAGCGGACGTTAGCAGCGTTGTAGAGGCCTCGATTCGCCCCGCGCAGCGCTCTCAGCAGCTTCACCGACCGGGGAATGAGGTCATACTCGGTGAGCAGGTCACCGAGCTGCTCGCGCTGGTCAAAGGCGGCGAACACCGCGAGCAGACGGGTCGTATCGTCCATGATGGCGCCGGGCACGATCTCCGAGCGCTTGAAGAACATGTCCAGCAACGCCTGCTGCTGTGCCGGCGGCATCTGGGCGATCTGAACGGTGGAGGCGTCAATGCAGGCGCTGTCCAAGGTGGTGTCCCGCCCGGTCGCGAGCGTGTTGACGGCATTCTTGCCCGCCACCGTGGTCAGTTGAGAGCGGATGGCCCGCAGACTCGTAGCATCCTCGGAGTCGAACACCGCCGGCAGTCCAGCCAGCAGCTGCAGGGCACTGATCCACGGGCTGCGGTGCAGTTCCGAGACGTCGCCGCCCACGGCCTCGCCGGCGAAGTCACCGAAGACCAGCCCGGAGGCGATGATCCGGCCCGGCTGCAAGCGCGCCGGGACGAGGGACTCCGACAGCCCTCTCAAGGCTGCTTCCGGGTTGGCGACCAGTGCCTTGTGCGCCACGGGAACCTCGGCGGCCACGTAGTCCCACAGCAGCGGGAAAATGGTTGGGTCGGTGGGAGTGTCCTCCGTTTCACCGGCGAAGAAAGCGGACAGCTGAGCCCACCCCTCGCGCTGAGCGGTGTAGTACCCCGGCTGGGACAAAGTCACCGCTGAGGAGCTGGGGGCTTGCGGGGCGCGCATCGCCGCGAAGGGGTCATCCACGAAGATCTGGACGAGCAGGTCGCCGGCGTCGACGAGCGACTCCGGCAACGCGGTACGCTCGCCGATCGGCCGCAGCGTCGTGCCCAACGCCCAGGGCGCGGTGGCCAGCCACACCCAAGCACCGAGCCGGGTCGCGTCGCGGGCGCCGGTGACGACCAACTCCCCGCCGTCGAGCTCTACTCCCGTGACGGCCGGGACCCCGACCAGGTCGACGATGCGCACGGAGACGCGCTTGTCACTGACCTTGTCGACCCATTCCAGCTCAATCCGGCCGGTCATGACCGCCGTTGCCGAGGCCGCGATGGCGGCCATGGGCGCCGAGTAGGTGGTACCGCCGTCGCGGCTGACGAGCTTCTGATTGCGCATGGGGGTGCCGTGCTGATTGCGTACGGACACGCGCGGGTCGCCGATGGCACGCGGCAGACGAATCTTGAGCTCCCCGCGGGCGGCGAGCTCGTTGGGGCGCACGGCCAGGCGCGTCGAACGCCACCCGGTCGCTCCATTGGCTAGCGGCAGCTCGAAGAGCAGCTGTGGCGGGCTGAAACGCAGCGGAAGCTGATCGCCGGCGTCCGTCGTGATCGTCAGGTCCGTGGCGGCGGCGTCGGGGGCGACGGTGATGCGCCGGGGGCTGACGTCGAAGGTCTTGTCATCGTGGTAGATGTTCAACCCCGCCCCGGTGAGTCCGCCGGGGCCGGGAATGCGGAAGGACTGACAGATCCCGTCGTAGACCACGTCCGTGGTCATCCCCTCGACGATTGCGTAGCGGTGACGGAAGGATTCGTTGCGGGGGCCGCGCAGCCGGATGAGGTACTCCCCCACCCACGGGGTGTCCCAGGCCTCGGGGTCAAAGATGTCGAAGGCGCCACCCTCCGCCGGGATTTCCAGCGCCTCCGGGCCGGCGACCAATTCTCCTTCCTCGCCGAGCCCGGCCAGGGCCGCGATGGACAGGTACCAGTATTCGGTGTCGCCGGAAACCGTCGCCGGGAACTCCGCCACCAGGGAGGCGTTGTGCACCGGCAGCCCGGCGGTGGATTCCACGAAGGGAATCTCGGAATCCGCCGGGTGGGCGAAAACGACGCGCTGGCGCGGGTCGATGCAGCGTACCTGCTCGACGTTGTCCGTCACGGAGTCGCCGTCGCGGACCAGTTTGAGTGAGGAAGCATCGGAGGTGTCCAGGCGGCGTGCCGACCACCCTTCCCAGCCGTCAATGGGGAAGCGTTCGAGCTCGGTGTGATCGCGCTCGGCGATGACGTCGTAGAGCCGGGCGTCGTCCGGGCACACCGCGAACAGCTCCGGGTAGTGCAGCGATACCTTGTCGTTGAGGCTGGCGCCGCCGGGGGCGAAAACGATGAGGGGATCGGCGGAGTCGACGACGGCGGTGACCCACTCCAGGTCGTGATTGACGTCGGTAATCATCACCTCACGGGTGGCTTGAGCAACGGTGACGTCGAGGATCTCCGAGTAGGGCGACGTGGTGCCGCGGGGGCTGCTGGTGCGGTAGACGCGCGTGGTGCCGTCGACGGCGAGACGCCACTGCACTTCCTCGTGCCCGTCGAGCTTCTGTTCGGGCAGGCGCACGCAGACCTTGCGGCGGGGAAGGTCCAGCACCAGCCGGGGACGCATTTCGCGCACGCTGACGCCAACGGCGTCGTAGCGTTCGGCGGTGCCCACCGGCCGCTCGCGGTACTCCGCGACCACGGCTTCCTCGATCAGCTGCGGCAGTCGAGGCTCCGGCCATTCGGCTCGACGCACCCGCCACGTTCCGCGGTTGTCGACGATGAAGGCCCGCAGCGCGAGGATCCGCTCGACGATCTCCTCGATGCGCTCCCCGCAGGTGGCGGCAATGTGCGCGGTGGCTGGGTAGTCCTCGTCTTCGGCTAGCGCGGCGACGGTGGCTTGCGCGTCCTCGTGGGCGTCGACGAGCTCGAGAACCCGCGCGATGGCTGCGCCGGTGATACCGGCGTGCCACAGCAGCACGTGCACCGGGTCGTCTAGCTCGGCCGGCACCGTCAGTCCGTGCTCCGTGAGCAGCGGAACCACCAGCTCGGCGACGGCCGCGGCGTCGTCCTCCTCGGCGGCCAGCCCCAGTCCACCGAGGTACTCGGCGAACAGCGAGGACGGCTCCACGACGCGGGAGGCGCGGGCATACAGCGACGCGAGCGTCAGCCCCGGAGTGCGAACGAGCACATCGGCGACGCCGTCGCCACTATCCGCGCATTGGGCGGCCACGAAGACGCCGAAGAAGCGGTCGATGCGCTCCAGCTCGTCGGAACTCAGCGGCAGCTGAGAGAGCCGATCGATGCTTTTGAGATCTCCCGCGCAGGCCATCTCGGTACGAAACGCCCATCCGAGCAAAACCTGGCCGGCGCCGGCATCGTTGGTGTTCACAAGGCTCCTTACATATCTGCAGTCGTGATCGCTAACTGTGGTCGCTTCTGGGGCCGGCAGCGGCCGCCCGACACCAG
Above is a genomic segment from Corynebacterium uterequi containing:
- the rpsP gene encoding 30S ribosomal protein S16, which produces MAVKIKLQRIGKIRNAQYRVIVADARTRRSGRAIENIGIYHPKEEPSVIRIDSDRAQYWLGVGAQPTEPVLALLKVTGDWQKFKGLEGAEGTLKVAEEKPSKLDLFNQALTEANDGPTIKDIADKKQKAKEEAEAKAAAEAEAARKAEEAAAAAGEADAEAESE
- a CDS encoding glycosyltransferase 87 family protein, whose amino-acid sequence is MSDRQLVIAWQGGTILSLAVVLLLVLHERRVPLGVTSLALVALTTIALLATEPLSGSLFFGQINLFLMLLAAVDILPRRWRLPGIGVGLAAGIKLTPAYLGLVFLLERRWGAAVGSVVTFLATVAIGFLGVPDAYSYWTEKMLNSSRIGDHLNPGAQSLRPVFDREFGIDSTLVWILAVLVVTAVAAAAVGQAVARDDRTTALSLAGIGACLVSPFSWFHHWVWVLPMAFGFMIGVNRFLADRWTFTGGHQLAGAASVAALVLPLVPFVSHVMIDAAQSRFYTAAGFAFLVCYLVGSLISSRVAAPSPH
- the ffh gene encoding signal recognition particle protein; the encoded protein is MFESLSDRLTNALAGLRGKGKLSDADIDATAREIRLALLEADVSLTVVRAFIKRIKDRAKGAEVSAALNPAQQVVKIVNDELIAILGGETRRLSLAKNPPTVIMLAGLQGAGKTTLAGKLARHLEKQGHTPMLVACDLQRPGAVQQLQIVGERAGVKTFAPDPGTSVDTHEHVMGTSHGDPVAVARQGVEQARRDQHDVVIIDTAGRLGIDEELMNQARSIRDAVNPDEVLFVIDAMIGQDAVTTAKAFADGVDFTGVVLTKLDGDARGGAALSIREITGKPILYASTGEKLDDFDIFHPERMASRILGMGDVLSLIEQAEAVMDQQKAEAAAAKLGSGELTLTDFLDQLMMIRQMGPLGNILKMLPGGKQMNDIADMVDEKQLDRIQAIIRGMTPAEREDPKILNASRRKRIANGSGVSVSDVNQLVERFFEAKKMMTKMAGQMGMGGMQRSATKKKPKGRKNKKGKRKPVKNKPRQPQLPGMGGPGMGGMDMAQLQKMAQQMEAGGGLPGMGGGLPGLGGGLPGMGGFPGLGGSAPAAKASPAPQKPAATQKPAASKAPKQPQPKPQPAAEEKPAAPSAGSFDLNAAMERLRGKK
- a CDS encoding [protein-PII] uridylyltransferase; amino-acid sequence: MDPQEIIESLVLPPATALAATGSLARGELTAHSDLDLVLLHYPGDVPDTQDVWYPIWNSPRHLDAVVRTPQECADVAAADVRSALALLDLRHLAGDPELTATARQLLLTQWRATIAQRLPSIIELAVARWHRSGSLVTMTRPDLKHGRGGLRDIDLARALALANVADTPRLDDQRRLLVKVRSALHDAARRRRDILDPEFAADIAEDLGFADRYELGAAVAATGRDVDEALTAALASARALASARTSARSSRPRAVPAVPLALDVVERDGEVHLARNPNLSDPGLVPRVGAAAARYGLPIAASTLRQLDAVPVPSGPFTAPAARDFLALLSSPRHSGNVINDLHRYGLWTRLVPEWAHVAGRMPNEPSHTHSIDQHLLATVAQCAATRTEVARPDLLLLAALYHDLGKGYDRPHEDVGAEFVARMAARLRLNILDRSRVQTLVAEHTTLARLATRLDPWDPQAAEAVVEACHYDRLTVELLAKLAIADAQATGPGVLTRSLRRFIDIVTRQATRALARITPHQPLVSVPRDVGLRRRDHAPYLTVFWRATDRGDIKRMMAVLDAKAWVMESLRVVSGEQGYLAEADVRPLTESFSDAADEEMLVRAFHSGVYESIQAPEPGPVTFHWHSGRVVELRVPDSRGTTAAVLNVLGEVSWLSGFNPGGTTILQVAFPQAVDRARVERDVTAVLGTR
- a CDS encoding P-II family nitrogen regulator, with amino-acid sequence MKLITAVIKPFTLNDVREELDQLGIHGMTVTETQGFGQQRGHSEVYRGAEYATDFVPKVKVEVVVSDAAVDDVCEAIVRAAYTGKIGDGKLWVTNVERVIRVRTGDRDDAAL
- the ftsY gene encoding signal recognition particle-docking protein FtsY encodes the protein MNATLFGIDSTLLLVIVAIVVVLAVIIGAVVIVGKKRKSAKTVSFAKEAEPKELTQEQKSGNYQAVGGFNFTQATLGDADKKRIPVPAQPVEPVEQVSPVPLPQDPEVAVDVAEPAEPAPPVEVTQPVEPAEDAESQAVEAAHAAVVAEDAVTEAVDATPVPDTVPAPAPEPLDDIEPAAGRIGRLRGRLSRSQNALGQGLLGILTAGDLDEDAWEEIEDTLIMADLGADLTMRVTERLREKIAERGVADEAQARAMLRETLIEAGRPELDRSLKAQPVDGKPAVILLVGVNGTGKTTTTGKLARVLVSLGHKVVLGAADTFRAAAADQLETWGKRVGATTVRGAEGADPASVAFDAVARGIEQQADVVLIDTAGRLHTSHGLMDQLGKVKRVVEKKSHVDEVLLVIDATVGQNGLMQARVFKDVVDITGVVLTKLDGTAKGGIVFHVQEELGVPVKLVGLGEGADHLAPFEVEGFVDALLG